One Nostoc punctiforme PCC 73102 DNA window includes the following coding sequences:
- a CDS encoding TldD/PmbA family protein yields MPNINEIANSAKDNAEKLGIKKFDIYGSTVDDTSVQVDQGEPKQVKASNRSGVTVRVWNEDNTMGVTSTTDVDSKGLELALKTAYEASFFGVKENVPDFSPEATVPIPNKAQDKTPQAPVAELIERLLVAEKELLAAHPAIKGVPYNGLSQRDIDRFYLNSDGAVRTESHSLTSVYLYSKTEEEGKKPRSAGAFRINQSLDNLDINGCIKETADKTISHLNYEKIKTGKYRVVFSAEAFLSLLGAFSNLFNAQSILDNQSLSTPDDLGKQIASPLLSVFDDALHPANVGAETFDGEGTPTRQISLIENGVLTSFLHSAGTAKRLNAQPTGNASIGAKVSVSPNFYHVFTTATPEEELSLDTAENVIFIDDLQALHAGVKSLQGSFSLPFDGWLVNKGVRTSIESATVAGDFLELLKSIIYVEKEAELTPGGVCPKIWVNELSITGE; encoded by the coding sequence ATGCCAAATATCAATGAAATTGCAAACTCTGCCAAGGACAATGCCGAAAAGCTTGGTATTAAAAAATTTGACATTTATGGGTCAACAGTAGATGATACTAGCGTGCAAGTAGACCAAGGTGAGCCAAAACAAGTTAAAGCTTCAAATCGCTCTGGTGTTACTGTTCGTGTCTGGAATGAAGATAATACAATGGGTGTCACCAGCACCACAGATGTAGATTCCAAGGGACTGGAATTAGCTTTGAAAACTGCTTATGAAGCCAGTTTCTTTGGTGTTAAAGAAAATGTTCCTGATTTTAGTCCCGAAGCTACTGTTCCTATTCCAAATAAAGCCCAAGATAAGACACCCCAAGCACCTGTTGCTGAACTGATAGAAAGATTGTTGGTAGCTGAAAAAGAATTACTCGCAGCTCATCCAGCAATTAAAGGTGTGCCTTATAATGGTTTATCACAAAGAGATATTGACAGATTTTATCTCAATAGCGATGGCGCAGTCAGAACTGAATCCCATTCCTTAACATCAGTTTATCTTTATAGCAAAACTGAAGAAGAAGGAAAAAAACCTCGTAGTGCAGGTGCTTTTAGAATCAACCAAAGTTTAGATAATCTAGACATCAATGGTTGCATCAAAGAAACCGCCGATAAAACTATCAGCCACTTGAACTATGAAAAAATCAAGACTGGTAAATATCGAGTTGTTTTCTCGGCGGAAGCTTTCTTAAGTCTTTTGGGCGCTTTTTCTAACTTGTTCAACGCTCAAAGTATTTTGGATAATCAAAGCCTATCTACTCCTGATGATTTAGGTAAGCAAATTGCTTCTCCTCTACTTTCAGTTTTTGACGATGCACTGCACCCAGCTAACGTAGGAGCAGAAACTTTTGATGGTGAAGGAACTCCAACTCGTCAGATTTCGCTAATTGAAAATGGCGTTTTAACAAGCTTTCTCCACAGTGCAGGCACCGCTAAAAGGTTAAATGCCCAGCCAACAGGTAATGCCAGTATTGGTGCAAAAGTCAGCGTTAGTCCGAATTTTTATCACGTTTTTACAACAGCAACTCCTGAAGAAGAGTTAAGTTTAGACACTGCTGAAAATGTGATTTTTATCGATGATTTACAAGCTTTACATGCAGGAGTTAAATCCTTGCAAGGTTCCTTTTCTTTGCCGTTTGATGGTTGGCTAGTTAATAAGGGTGTTAGGACAAGTATTGAGTCAGCAACTGTTGCTGGCGATTTCTTAGAACTCTTAAAGTCAATTATTTATGTAGAAAAAGAGGCAGAGTTAACACCAGGGGGAGTTTGCCCGAAAATTTGGGTCAATGAACTGTCAATTACTGGTGAATAA
- a CDS encoding pentapeptide repeat-containing protein, which translates to MKIIFLTAAALLSTLSLAAPIPVKAENSAPVRRLLETRECLGCNLAGANLKGAHLIGVDLRNANLKGANLEGANLEGADLTGANLKSANLTEAFVSDTILNNANLTNVNLSNSRLYNTDVDGAVLANIDLSGADVFNTAISVGGEY; encoded by the coding sequence ATGAAAATAATTTTTTTGACGGCAGCAGCCTTACTCAGCACGCTATCTTTAGCTGCTCCCATTCCCGTCAAAGCAGAAAACTCCGCCCCTGTCCGGCGCTTGCTGGAAACTAGAGAATGTTTGGGATGTAATTTAGCAGGAGCAAACCTCAAAGGCGCTCATCTGATAGGTGTTGACCTGAGAAATGCAAATTTAAAAGGAGCTAATCTCGAAGGTGCTAATTTGGAAGGCGCTGATTTAACTGGTGCCAATTTGAAGTCTGCTAATCTCACAGAAGCATTCGTCAGCGATACTATCTTAAACAATGCCAATCTCACCAACGTGAATTTGAGTAATTCCCGTTTATATAACACTGACGTAGATGGCGCTGTTTTGGCTAATATTGATTTAAGCGGTGCTGATGTATTCAATACTGCAATTAGCGTCGGTGGTGAATATTAA
- a CDS encoding DegT/DnrJ/EryC1/StrS family aminotransferase, producing the protein MIQSVNPIPAFDIKQQYTTIEAEVSAAVLEVLASGRYIGGPLVEGFEQQFAAYNTVTQCVACNSGTDALYLALRVLEIGAGDEVITTPFTFIATSEVISAVGAKPVFVDIDATTFNLDVEQVAAAITPKTKAIIPVHLFGQPVDMTSLMAIAQSHNLSIIEDCAQSTGAMWANEKVGSIGHIGCFSFYPTKNLGGCGDGGAITTNDPAIATKLRILREHGSKVRYLHEEIGVNSRLDALQATILQIKLRYLDTWNDRRRDIANYYYQFLSQIPGIVPPQELPGGIGVWNQYTVRISGEGRNGSSAKYRDWVRNQLQEQGVSSMIYYPYPLHLQPVYQNLGYQIGDLPIAEQACHEVIALPMFPELTQHQQDQVIYALKDCLG; encoded by the coding sequence ATGATCCAAAGTGTAAATCCCATCCCTGCCTTTGATATCAAGCAGCAATACACCACCATCGAAGCAGAAGTAAGTGCAGCCGTTTTAGAGGTTCTGGCTTCTGGCCGCTATATTGGCGGCCCTCTAGTTGAAGGCTTTGAGCAACAATTTGCTGCTTATAATACTGTTACTCAATGTGTGGCTTGTAATTCTGGTACTGATGCGCTCTACTTAGCGTTACGAGTCTTGGAAATTGGTGCAGGCGATGAAGTGATTACAACGCCTTTCACCTTTATTGCTACATCTGAAGTAATTAGTGCCGTGGGTGCAAAACCTGTTTTCGTTGACATTGACGCTACTACCTTTAATTTGGATGTGGAGCAAGTAGCAGCAGCGATTACACCTAAAACTAAAGCAATTATCCCGGTTCACCTATTTGGACAACCTGTGGATATGACATCATTGATGGCGATCGCTCAATCTCACAATTTGTCAATAATTGAAGATTGCGCTCAGTCTACAGGTGCAATGTGGGCCAATGAAAAAGTAGGAAGTATTGGACATATTGGTTGCTTTAGTTTCTACCCTACCAAAAATCTTGGTGGTTGCGGCGATGGCGGAGCAATAACGACTAACGATCCTGCGATCGCTACTAAACTGCGAATCCTCCGGGAGCATGGTAGTAAAGTTCGATATTTACACGAGGAAATTGGTGTAAATAGCCGCTTGGATGCTCTCCAAGCAACCATATTGCAGATTAAACTACGTTATTTAGATACTTGGAATGATCGCCGTCGAGATATCGCCAATTATTACTATCAGTTCCTTAGCCAAATTCCGGGAATCGTCCCGCCTCAAGAATTACCTGGGGGTATTGGGGTATGGAATCAATACACTGTTCGCATCTCAGGTGAAGGGCGGAATGGTTCTAGCGCCAAATATCGAGATTGGGTGCGTAATCAATTGCAAGAACAGGGCGTAAGTTCAATGATTTATTACCCCTATCCTTTACATTTGCAGCCAGTGTATCAAAATCTAGGCTATCAAATTGGGGACTTACCAATAGCAGAGCAAGCTTGCCATGAAGTCATAGCTTTGCCCATGTTCCCAGAATTGACACAGCACCAGCAAGACCAGGTGATTTATGCGTTAAAGGATTGTTTGGGGTGA
- a CDS encoding Uma2 family endonuclease produces the protein MSLTLEDFEKMQQQHPDYRMELVKGNIIVMSPSGYESDEVAAEMVAQLRNWVRPRKLGRTAASSAGFRLPNSDLRAPDASFVLAERLRRSPKSFAQLAPDLTVEVKSPSDNLEDLRAKIQEFLSLGTKVGILLNPDERIVEVYNLGQEAIILRDSDILTVPDLLPGWEVPIADFWPLEFD, from the coding sequence ATGTCCCTAACGCTTGAAGACTTTGAAAAAATGCAGCAACAGCACCCTGACTATCGTATGGAACTAGTTAAGGGTAATATTATTGTCATGAGTCCATCAGGATATGAATCAGATGAAGTCGCAGCCGAAATGGTGGCGCAGTTACGTAACTGGGTTAGACCGCGTAAACTAGGACGAACAGCAGCTTCTAGCGCTGGTTTCAGATTGCCAAATTCAGATTTACGCGCACCGGATGCTTCATTTGTTTTAGCCGAACGCTTGCGTCGCAGTCCCAAGTCTTTTGCTCAGTTGGCTCCCGATTTGACTGTCGAGGTGAAGTCCCCTAGTGATAATTTGGAGGATTTGAGAGCAAAAATTCAAGAATTTCTGAGTTTGGGAACGAAGGTAGGAATTTTGCTCAATCCAGATGAGCGGATTGTTGAAGTTTACAACCTTGGACAAGAAGCAATAATACTTCGTGATAGCGATATTTTAACAGTTCCCGATTTGCTACCAGGATGGGAAGTACCAATTGCCGATTTTTGGCCTTTAGAGTTTGATTAG
- a CDS encoding ABC transporter permease — translation MQDTIKLDFVDLAIAVGLMAIAIGLSAWEKLGLELSLALATGRTILQLLVLGYILDFILALDNAWGVLALLAIMLTITAIVARNRISQKIPHLLPLVWGAILISTVLTVFYTNFLIIQPDRWYEPQYIIPLVGIVLGNATNAAAIAGERLVSTINSSHLEIETHLSLGATPQQAVSQYRKDAIRAGLIPTLNQMILIGMVAIPGITTGQLLAGVKPLDAVSYEILIIFMVAFANLLTTILLTRGLCRQFFNSAAQLVS, via the coding sequence ATGCAGGATACGATCAAGCTGGATTTCGTGGATTTAGCAATTGCTGTGGGATTGATGGCGATCGCCATTGGTTTATCTGCCTGGGAAAAATTAGGATTAGAGTTGAGCCTAGCCCTTGCTACTGGGAGAACCATCTTACAACTTCTTGTATTGGGATACATTTTAGATTTCATCTTGGCTTTAGACAATGCTTGGGGAGTTTTGGCACTATTAGCAATAATGCTGACAATTACGGCGATTGTCGCACGAAATCGCATCAGCCAAAAAATTCCTCATCTGTTGCCTTTGGTGTGGGGTGCAATTTTAATTAGTACCGTCCTGACAGTGTTTTACACCAACTTCTTGATTATTCAACCAGACAGATGGTATGAACCACAGTATATAATTCCCTTAGTAGGGATAGTTTTAGGTAATGCTACCAATGCAGCTGCGATCGCAGGCGAGCGTCTTGTCAGCACCATTAATTCCAGCCATCTCGAAATAGAAACCCACTTGAGTTTAGGCGCAACGCCCCAGCAAGCAGTTAGCCAGTATCGCAAAGATGCTATCAGAGCCGGATTGATCCCCACTCTCAATCAAATGATTCTCATCGGGATGGTCGCAATACCAGGAATTACCACCGGACAGTTACTAGCTGGTGTGAAACCTCTGGATGCAGTATCTTACGAAATTTTGATTATATTTATGGTTGCTTTCGCTAACTTGTTGACAACAATTTTGCTTACTAGGGGGTTGTGTCGTCAGTTTTTCAATTCCGCCGCGCAGTTAGTCAGTTAA
- a CDS encoding tetratricopeptide repeat protein produces the protein MGVEEALEFVDNLVFLQTGEHLDKTQRIILRNLWEDEKRTYQHIANSRGYTEAHLKAVGAELWHLLSKVLGAKVSKSTFQGVVQGFRTNQQSQKASQIPNLATNGTKPQDLDSNFVGRDRQIAELHTLFNRGEKVILIQGEGGVGKTRLARKYFKSQKFNFVLELWMATEIQNLTPVESVVEEWLRRYFNEEPGGDFGISLERLRRKLREQTFKIGVFIDNLETALDKNGKFLEYRRLYVELLRVLADSDVHSVTLVTSRERLRESSLEVYLYPLEGLDDEAWREFFSSCHINCDCTILSEMCRAYGGNAKAMQILRGAILTDFSGDIHSYWQENSTDLLIERELKDLVASQFNRLQQIDLEAYRLLCRLGCYRYQDIPSLPIEGVLCLLWDVPAQKRRGVIKALQDLSLIEAKKGQYWLHPVIRDEAISRLRLISEEWELVNRKAAECWTQRVVSITNINDALTALEAYYHYVEISDFEKAGDVILQGRGKKWGTGLPLGSSFYQLGLLQKNFSVIQRIIDDIKSPERLIRLYNILGYTYRIIGCIREAIECYEKSGKVLGTLDAKQTEISILFNTGLCKLELWEIEAAEDCFNSVCILAEQNSNLDDYMTYAQCCLAMIKSRFGSREDAFDLAEVAFSSISTSTRVTLWGIGHSLVTLCLTYKNLGNLKKSFELCQRAIFHSEENNFTQIKGKAISCLAELFREQGEFAKAIFHHSEAIGILDKIGAKSDLAEAYYQLALTHKKMGEMSQSREIFLQAIALFNEMQAPRQVEKVQIAMECFEK, from the coding sequence ATGGGTGTAGAAGAGGCCTTAGAGTTTGTAGATAACTTGGTTTTTCTCCAGACGGGAGAACATCTAGATAAAACTCAAAGGATTATCTTGCGTAATTTGTGGGAGGATGAAAAGCGGACTTACCAGCATATCGCCAACAGCCGTGGTTATACAGAAGCGCATTTAAAAGCAGTTGGTGCAGAACTTTGGCATTTACTCTCCAAAGTGCTAGGAGCGAAAGTCTCAAAATCTACGTTTCAAGGCGTAGTTCAGGGATTTAGAACAAACCAACAGTCGCAAAAAGCTTCTCAGATTCCAAATTTAGCGACGAATGGGACTAAACCTCAAGATTTAGATTCTAACTTTGTCGGGCGCGATCGCCAAATAGCCGAACTTCACACCTTATTCAATCGGGGAGAAAAAGTTATCCTCATCCAGGGTGAAGGTGGTGTTGGCAAAACAAGATTAGCACGCAAATATTTTAAAAGTCAAAAATTTAATTTTGTCCTAGAACTGTGGATGGCCACAGAAATCCAAAACCTTACTCCTGTAGAGAGTGTAGTTGAAGAATGGCTACGGCGATACTTTAACGAAGAACCGGGAGGGGACTTTGGTATTAGCTTAGAACGACTACGGCGTAAACTCCGAGAACAAACTTTTAAAATTGGGGTATTTATCGATAATCTAGAAACTGCTCTCGATAAAAATGGTAAGTTCCTAGAATATCGTCGCCTTTATGTTGAGCTATTGAGAGTATTAGCAGACTCGGATGTGCATTCAGTTACTTTAGTCACAAGTCGTGAGCGTTTGCGGGAGTCTAGTCTAGAGGTTTATCTTTACCCACTCGAAGGTTTAGATGATGAAGCATGGCGAGAATTTTTCAGCAGTTGCCACATCAATTGTGATTGTACTATTCTCAGCGAAATGTGCAGAGCTTATGGAGGTAACGCCAAAGCAATGCAAATTCTCCGAGGAGCAATATTGACGGATTTTTCTGGTGATATCCATTCATATTGGCAGGAAAACTCTACAGATTTATTAATAGAAAGAGAATTAAAAGATTTAGTCGCAAGTCAATTTAACCGTCTCCAACAAATTGACTTAGAAGCTTATCGTCTCCTTTGTCGTTTAGGATGCTATCGTTATCAAGATATTCCTTCACTACCTATCGAGGGAGTTTTATGTTTGCTTTGGGATGTACCAGCCCAAAAACGCCGAGGTGTAATTAAAGCTCTACAAGATTTGTCTTTGATAGAGGCGAAAAAAGGACAATACTGGTTACATCCTGTAATTCGTGATGAAGCGATTAGTAGATTAAGATTAATCAGTGAAGAATGGGAATTAGTAAATCGAAAAGCCGCAGAATGTTGGACACAGAGAGTTGTATCTATTACAAATATAAATGATGCTTTAACTGCTTTAGAAGCTTATTATCACTATGTAGAAATTAGTGATTTTGAGAAAGCTGGTGATGTAATCTTACAAGGAAGAGGTAAAAAATGGGGTACAGGTTTACCTTTAGGTTCCTCGTTTTACCAATTGGGACTACTTCAGAAAAATTTTTCTGTAATTCAACGAATAATAGACGATATAAAATCGCCAGAAAGATTAATTAGACTTTACAATATACTTGGCTATACATATCGAATAATCGGTTGTATTAGAGAAGCGATAGAATGCTATGAGAAATCAGGAAAAGTCTTAGGCACATTAGATGCCAAACAAACAGAAATTTCTATTTTGTTTAATACCGGGCTTTGCAAACTTGAATTATGGGAAATAGAAGCAGCCGAAGATTGTTTCAATTCTGTTTGTATACTTGCTGAACAAAATAGCAATCTTGATGATTACATGACTTATGCTCAATGCTGTCTAGCTATGATAAAATCCCGCTTTGGTAGCAGAGAAGATGCCTTTGATCTTGCTGAAGTTGCCTTTTCTAGCATCTCAACATCAACTAGAGTAACTTTGTGGGGAATAGGGCATAGTTTAGTAACTCTCTGCTTAACTTATAAAAATTTAGGTAATCTGAAAAAATCCTTTGAGTTGTGCCAACGAGCTATATTTCATTCTGAAGAAAACAACTTTACTCAGATTAAGGGTAAAGCTATAAGTTGTCTTGCGGAACTTTTCCGAGAACAGGGAGAATTTGCAAAAGCAATTTTTCATCATTCAGAAGCGATAGGAATTCTTGATAAAATTGGTGCTAAATCAGACTTAGCTGAGGCTTATTATCAGTTGGCATTAACTCATAAAAAAATGGGTGAAATGAGTCAAAGTAGGGAAATTTTTTTACAAGCGATCGCACTTTTTAACGAAATGCAAGCACCAAGGCAAGTTGAGAAGGTTCAAATAGCAATGGAGTGTTTTGAAAAGTAA
- a CDS encoding class I SAM-dependent methyltransferase, translating to MTEEIMANFDDQEILELWDRRAKDWDIPVGDDGDSNRILNSDPVLWSFAGNVAGLSVLDAGCGTGYLARQLCLKGASVTGIDFSPQMIEIAKFRASQNNLDIDFHLDSCTELKSLPDEQFDMIVSNYVLMDLLDLEGAIRAFNRVLKPSGIAILVFSHPCFPQGNSTTVNEDGTVSYSWASSYFERTQHNDEPWNHFTTPFIWFHRPLSDYWKVFKAAGFSVDEFEEPRITPERYYLAENDRKLFNSKTRPYSVVFKLQKVMRNS from the coding sequence ATGACTGAGGAAATCATGGCAAATTTTGACGATCAAGAAATACTTGAACTCTGGGATCGTAGAGCTAAAGACTGGGATATTCCAGTTGGCGATGATGGTGATAGCAATCGAATTCTCAACTCAGATCCAGTACTATGGAGTTTTGCTGGTAACGTTGCGGGATTGTCTGTCCTCGATGCTGGTTGTGGTACAGGATATCTAGCACGCCAACTTTGCCTTAAAGGGGCCAGTGTAACTGGTATAGATTTTTCACCTCAGATGATAGAAATTGCCAAATTCAGAGCTAGCCAAAATAATTTAGATATAGATTTTCATTTGGATTCATGCACTGAACTAAAGTCGCTTCCAGATGAGCAATTTGATATGATCGTCTCAAATTATGTTCTCATGGATTTGCTCGATCTCGAAGGAGCAATAAGGGCATTCAATCGTGTTCTTAAGCCTAGTGGTATTGCAATCCTTGTGTTCTCACATCCTTGCTTTCCCCAAGGCAACTCGACGACTGTAAATGAGGATGGGACAGTTTCTTATAGTTGGGCTTCTTCTTACTTTGAAAGGACACAACACAACGACGAACCTTGGAATCATTTTACAACACCATTTATCTGGTTCCACCGCCCTCTTTCCGATTACTGGAAAGTCTTCAAGGCAGCAGGTTTTTCTGTGGACGAATTTGAAGAACCAAGAATTACCCCAGAGCGATATTATCTTGCAGAAAACGACCGAAAGCTCTTCAATTCCAAAACACGTCCCTATTCAGTAGTTTTTAAACTCCAGAAAGTAATGCGTAATTCGTAA
- a CDS encoding DUF561 domain-containing protein, translating to MTMHPRLQRAFTNRRVLKVISGLNNFDAASVAATVKAAEFGGATFVDIAADRALVQLAKSLTKLPICVSAVEPEKFVQAVAAGADLIEIGNFDSFYAQGRRFEAPEVLALTKQTRALLPEITLSVTVPHILELDQQVQLAEELVKAGADIIQTEGGTSSNPVHPGTLGLIEKAAPTLAAAFEISRVVSVPVLCASGISNVTAPLAIAAGAAGVGVGSAINQLNSEIAMIAAVRGLVEALATARVLTQK from the coding sequence ATGACGATGCATCCTAGACTCCAACGTGCATTTACTAACCGCCGCGTTCTGAAAGTGATTAGCGGCTTGAATAATTTCGACGCTGCTAGCGTTGCTGCTACTGTCAAAGCTGCTGAATTTGGCGGTGCTACTTTTGTTGATATTGCCGCCGATCGCGCTTTGGTACAGTTAGCTAAAAGTTTGACAAAATTACCAATTTGTGTTTCAGCAGTAGAACCAGAAAAATTTGTGCAAGCTGTAGCAGCTGGTGCTGATTTAATTGAAATCGGGAATTTCGATTCTTTCTATGCTCAAGGTCGCCGCTTTGAGGCTCCAGAAGTGCTAGCCCTGACTAAGCAAACCCGCGCTCTCCTCCCAGAAATCACCTTATCTGTCACTGTTCCCCACATTTTGGAACTAGATCAACAGGTGCAGTTAGCAGAAGAACTGGTGAAAGCTGGAGCAGATATTATCCAAACCGAAGGCGGTACTAGCAGTAACCCAGTTCACCCTGGAACTTTAGGATTAATTGAAAAAGCTGCTCCCACCTTGGCAGCAGCTTTTGAGATTTCCCGTGTGGTGTCAGTGCCAGTATTGTGTGCTTCAGGTATTTCTAACGTTACAGCACCATTAGCGATCGCAGCTGGTGCAGCTGGTGTTGGTGTTGGTTCCGCTATCAACCAACTCAATAGCGAAATAGCAATGATTGCTGCTGTGCGTGGCTTAGTAGAAGCTTTAGCGACTGCAAGAGTGCTAACTCAGAAGTAA